The Magallana gigas chromosome 6, xbMagGiga1.1, whole genome shotgun sequence genome includes the window ATGATCTCATAAAGATAAAGCGCTTGGCTTAAAactattttgcattttttgtatgcCCATTTAATCAGATTTGACTACTAGTATAAGTGCCATGACTGTTACGCACTTTAACCAAATGCAGAGAGAGAAAAGTCGAAAGTAAATACATCTTGCACAtagaattcatgaaaaaaatatctcgaTTGAAAGAAATATAACCAGTTACTCATACAAAGATTTAAACccaaaatattgcatttttcACTGCTTATTTAGTTATACAATTtctatttgaacaaaaataccaAGTCATCGCATAGAACTGCGAACCATGTCAGCATTTCCTcttcaatgaaattcaaaagtACTGTGTAATTCAATATTAGATTGTATTATAAGGAAACATTCGTTGATTCTATAAACACAATCTAATCTGGCGCATTAGTTAGACACATGATTCTAAAATTGTCGTGCTTATTTACTACTTTTAATTTCCAGTAACAAAttcatgtgtgtgtgtgtgttttcaaaaatttacaattcattCTTTCTACCACAACATATCGagagaaaaacaagaaaaaaatcatttgttctGTGCTGTTCACTGTGGTAGTGACCCTAACCCTGAAGTTGGTTGTGTGCTGTTTATATGTGTGGGCCTACACTGGTCAATTGGTTTTTCCTGTCCAATTATTCCGTCTTACATAAAGACTTTGACTATTCCGTCAACAGCACTACATACATTTCAAATCTCAATATTAAAGGCAGGACTCCTTTCGAAACTATTAccaattttaatatgtttaaagtttttcatttttccCTGATACTATTTGACATTATATTGCACAGGACAGTTTTGGTGATTCAAGTTACTAAAGCCAGGGATCTGTGTCTTCAGAACTCTGTCACTAAAAATTTATCTGCTCTCGTTGAACAGGAATACAGTCCATATTGAGCctaacacaattttttaaagaaaaaatccttgATGTGTAAAATTTCTTACATTGTGATTTTTCTGAGATTTTGTCCCCTtcctatatttatatttttctttcttttcatgACTATAAAATTTTTAGACCGGCCAAGTTATTAGTATAAAGTTAAGAATTCGTAGCATGTGTACACTGAACCAAAGTTATTAGTGTTCAcccagtataattttttttacaatatgaaatgaattatccGTCTTACCGTCGGGTGCCTGATTTCTTCTTGACTTTCAAGTAGTTAAGAACAACCTTGACCTCTGGTTGGCACCCGAGACCTTGACCTTTGCTGAATATCGCGAACATTTTCGGTTTGGCTGAATTTTGCACAGAGCTTTAGGTTTGTTTGAGGTTTCGAATAGAAATGACGATACACTTCTAGAAGGGACAAAATTATCTTAATATAACGTTTTCTTTGGATTGCgttatatttaaagcaatatcgAGGACAAAATAAACAGCTCTTTGAAAATGAGTACAACTTGGGTACAATCAAGACATCAACATTCCAATCGCTCCGGCTCTTGTCATTATGCCCATTTTAAGTGTTTTTCTGCCAATATTACAAAAGAGCCATAAGtgtcttgaaaaaaaatgtttgcatttcaaacatttagcaagtaatatatttttcaactttctatttgttgaataaataaaataaaagaccaGAAAGGGAttgcctttttttaaacaagtaaacataatttttgagcATTCAATAATTATATTAAGAACGCTGTTGTTTTTAGACAGTGCCTAATAACACACACAGGAACAAAAAACCCTGAAATGTGAGAAACGTAGATTGATAAGAGACTTTTACAGCATTTATGCAGTAAAGAGATGGTAAATGTTCTCAATTGAGGTGCAAACCTCCTGCGTCTGAGTGCTACTAAGCCACTCATATTTCAAACAAGTAGTTGATTAAGATTACAGTGAAGTTTATTAGAATTTTCTACAAAGGAATAAGTCATGTTTGACAAAACTAATTGTAGCATATATTAAACAAgagcaaaagaaaaataactcttcTTGTTTCACTGGTTTCTTGGTCTAAAAGCCCTTACAGTATTACGTACTTAggcatttaaatttttagatataatcTATAGTAATAAAAGTCACTTTTTCATTGTTGTCATATCAAgattgtaaagatttttttcttcttttgaaataaaaaaactacaaaaaaaaaatatatccaaagCAACAATAAACTAAGCCTATAATCCTATGATTTTCGGGATTGCATTAAGTAATTGTTAGAGAAACcattaatgagaaaaaaatacatttttcagaATGTTCgtcaatttgtttatttgtttcacAGCTATGAAAAAAACAGGccatcatattttaattttcactgGTCAAAATATTCTACCGGGATGGATGAAATGAAGGTGACAGAATTTTTTGCAGGGAAAGTCACATGGTATGTAGTATAAGATGGTAAAGGCATGAGGAGAGAGAAACACAGGGCGCAGGGTATGTGAGCAAAGggtgacagaaaaaaaacatgtccAATGGAAACAAAGATGTAACAAAGACGAAGAGAGGGCGATTGTTATTATTGGGGAACATAGAGGATGTGTAGAGAGGTTAATTACTGCAAACACAGACGCTATGAATTAAGTTTATAAATGCATGATATGGGGACATGTTCAAAGAAGATGAACGTTCAGGGGATGCTTATAGATGTTGAAAAGACATATACAGGGAAAGACATGAACACAGGTAATACGTTGAGAATGAAGACGCGTGTTATATTTGATAAGGCAACCAAACCATGGATATTGACATCCCACAAAATATGCTACAGTATGTCTATTTCTCATATCCTTTAAATTCAATACTGTCCCGTCCATCTCTTACACTGTCATATCCTTTACACCCTGTTCTGTGCCGTCCATTTCTTACACTGTCATATCCTTTACACCCTGTTCTGTGCCGTCCATTTCTTACACTGTCATATCCTTTACACCCTGTTCTGTGCCGTCCATTTCTTACACTCTCATATCCTTTACACCCTGTTCTGTGCCGTCCATTTCTTACACTGTCATATCCTTTACACCCTGTTCTGTGCCGTCCATTTCTTACACTCTCATATCCTTTACACCCTGTTCTGTGCCGTCCATTTCTTACACTGTCATATCCTTTACACCCTGTTCTGTGCCGTCCATTTCTTACACTCTCATATCCTTTACACCCTGTTCTGTGCCGTCCATTTCTTACACTCTCATATCCTTTACACCCTGTTCTGTACCGTCCATTTCTTACACTGTCATATCCTTTACACCCTGTTCTGTACCGTCCATTTCTTACACTGTCATATCCTTTACACCCTGTTCTGTACCGTCCATTTCTTACACTGTCATATCCTTTACACCCTGTTCTGTACCGTCCATTTCTTTCACTGTCATATCCTTTACACCCTGTTCTGTGCCGTCCATTTCTTACACTGTCATATCCTTTACACCCTGTTCTGTCCCGTCCATCTCTTTTACTGTCCTATTCTATACACTCTTTTCTTGGCCGTCCATCCTTTAACCTGATATCTCATGTTacaagttgtacatgtattgagacTTCAAAAATAGGGTagttattttgtgtatttttaacgCATGAAGAATAATATCTGATCGCCTTAATAGTAATTGTTTGGATAAAATATcgattgaatattatttttccCCTTCAAAAGTTGAAAGtttacttttataaatgaatacatgGTCAAAAATAAACCACAATATTCATATTGAACACCTGtcaaaagtgttttaaaaatgaaaatgaaataatacatataacataatacatttgtttatatgacaatgttttctttttgcttTACTTATCTAAAGACATTGGGGCCATAATTAGTGCCATAATCGTAGAGCCTAGTTAGTGACCTAATATTGGATATTCTAGATGGATTAATTGTCTTGATACTTAACGATAGTGCAACAGGCCAGGAGCCTAATGTCCTAACAGGCGCCCTAACTAGGGAGCCTAATGTCTTAACAGTGAGACCTAGTTAAGTGTCAAGCAGAGAGCCGGAAGCGCTGGGCAGAGAGCCAAATTTTAAACGGAGAGCAGAGAGCCAGCGAGAGCAGAGTGGATTGATATTTGGTGTACTTTTACCACTTAATATTTCAATACACTTGATTCCAAAGAATCCTGAgttcatctttttaaaatacagttcaGAATTTACAATGCTTTGTGATGCTGGAGCAAGGAAATAATGCATTGATTCTGGTTTCCCTTATTCCGTCgcattaatataaataacttattaatAATCAGATTAAATTAATTGCTTCGTATTGCGATCCTGTCAAAATGTACATACAGTAAATAAGATATATTCGccaaaatagcaaaaatttcaaatcaagCATATTTTCAATAAGCACTTTTCATACAGTAATTATAGTTGGAAAACATATTTACTACATGGTATatcataatgaataaattttcatcGGGAAAAAAGTGTTtccttataataataaaaatccaCTGCAGAGATCGTTTATTTAATATAACTTATcattttagttaaaagaaagagcACAAAATAGGTGCATTATGTTGTTGGCAAATGCGTGTGATGTAAGTTTAGTATCAGTGGTGCGTAGACTTCCCTATTCAGAAGAAATACAATGACTTCCGGAAATGAAGCCCGAACTCCTGATTAACATAAACAATAGACAGAAAAATGCATCTAAATATCAAATTAGTCATTAATAAACGGAATATAGCGGTAGATTCCCTTACTTCCGCGGGTTCTAATCGGCTTACTTACGAAACTTTAATGTGTACAGCCGCCAAATTAATCTGGACACAAGAGATATAACAATGTATGAATTCACAACCAGGAAGAAATCAATTGCTTTTCTACCATTACTAGTAGGAATGGTTAATTGTGCTACTATTTCCCAGGAAAGGAATACATTTCCATGGTTTCCACAAGGCTGGAGTGGGTATGTCTTGTATTGTCCAAATGCCTGTAAAACCGTGCCATTTGGAGAAACAACAAAAGATAACTGCTGCGCGTGCCATTCAAAAAGTGTTTGGGATTTCAGTAGAACGGTTTCACATTTAAATGTTTCCAACGATGGATACCTGGAAGGAAACAAGTCtgcaagaaatatacatgtcaaTTTTGTCAAAGAGAACTTACAGTTTCTCCCTAAAAATATTTGCCATTTTCCAGGAATAACAAAAATCAATCTAGCCTTTAATCTCATCACGGATATCCCAAACCTTTCTTGTATTCAAAATTTGACTGATTTGAATTTATCTTACAACAAACTATCTTCATTGCCAAAATCGTTAACCCATAATAGGAATCTGAGAACGGTGGATCTGTCAGGTAACTATATCACACGTTTGGAGACTGGAGTTTTGGCTGCACTGTCAGCTCACAACATACTCCTAAAAGGAAATCAGATTATGTCAATTGATATCACAGATGTTGTGTTTGAACGACCCTTTTGTGTGATTAATATGTCTCATAATGCCTTGAGAATACCTACAAATGAAAACAACTGGAAAGTAAGTCTAAAAGCAAAGTATGGACCTGGGTACGcagtgttttcatttaatttctttacaagaaTGCCGAATGCAACAAAACTTggcttttcaaatattttcgaTCATAGTAAGCTGTTTGATTTTGGGTTTGATTTTCGTTATAACCCGATAATTTGTGATTGTAACATCGCCAAGCTCTTGTTACGTTTTAAAGATTACATTGATGTAATGAAAAGGGATTACTTTGACTTAACGTGTGGTTCAGCAGAGCAGTTCAAGGATAAGTCGTTACCAAGCATTATCATGGAAAACCAAATAAAAGATTTGCTCTGTAACTATACTTCGACTCCTTTGTGTCCAGCTGGTTGTACATGTGAAGAAAGTCCTAAACACATTGACTATAGAAGCAAGTCTTTGACACTGACTCTCATTATTAACTGCTCCGGGGCTGGTGTAAAGCGCCTTCCTCGTGTTCTTCCCTACAGTGATCGTATCGAGTTTCACATGAGGGGGAACATGATACACGAGATACCTAACAACCATTACTTGAACCACGTAAGTGTGTTAGATTTAGAAATGATGCCCGTGTTCGATAAGGATGCCCTAGATAATCTTATACGTCTCCAAATATTTTCCGTACCAGAGTCGGAGCAGCGAAAAGGAATATCTCGATCCCTGTCGCGTCTTAGTCCCTGTGTCTTTCTCCAAAAAACAGATTTTGTTATGGTCTGTACTTGCTCCCATCTGTGGATGTTGGACTGGATAGGTAGTTTTTTGGCCAGCGAATGTGCTTCTTACGTTTTCAGATGTTTGAATGGCACTGCTAAAGAAAAATTAACTATTTTTCTTCAAAGTCTGAATTGCTCCGATACGGgagattttcataaatataattggATGTTTATCAGCTCCTCTATTTTGATACTAGtttgtttaattataataattgtcAATGTTTGGAAGTATGAACTAAAAATTGTGCTAAGAAAACTATGCACAAAATGTATCGAACATTCAGACGAAGACTGTGTGGTTTACATCTCGTACGATGTCAATGTTGCAAAAATTGGTCCATGGGTGTTCAAGACACTGGAACCATTTTTATTTGGGAGTGGTTTGAGTGCTTTTGTGCCCTCTCGTGACCTGTCCTTGGGAAGTGTAAGAGCAGAGGAAGCAGCATACCACATATCTGTGTCCAGGTATTACCTGGTGATTCTGTCTGAAGGTTATTCCGACGAAGAGTCCGTCGTGACGCACAATGAATGGAAGAACATTTGGAACCATTACATGTCCGATTCAAGAAAAAACCTACTGGtcattaattttgatttgatgaAACCAGGCGATGTGTCCTGTCGAAAACTTGAAGCTTTCTTACGTGTTGGCAATGTTATTAATTTTGCAGAGGgcgaaaagaaaacattttcacAGATCTCGAATACGTTTGTAAAATAGCTGTTTTAAAATACCGGTAATTTCCGTCCAACGTGGAAATTCCCACAATTGTTGTTCTTTGCGAAATATGTCAGATcttattatttctttaaaagatttaattcttttgtttacttttataaCAATGGTTTTTGTTGACCATTTATTCATAGACGTGGTTGTAGAGGGGTATTTTTAGAAAGATTTTAAACTCTTGAACATTAGCAAATGCatgtcattttgattttttttttattgtgctCTCTGAGTAATACAACACTGCTCAAATCGAgacattgtattttgtttaaaatactgGCACAAGCCCATTCTCACGAAGCATTTTAGAAATAGACACTGTGTCCTTGTTTCACGCACTTGGTGGAGACCTTTACAAAAACAACAGACTATATCAAGACATAACATGAACGATttatttaaggaggccgactttagtttgcattgcgcatgtttttgcacattctaatataatacagttgttttatacttcttatgattttttgtcgatatcatttataaaactgaacacaataaacaaaatacagaattttttttttagattttttaaggaaatttttatttttaacacgatttttacgctgtgcggtaggggagcattgccattgcgcttttatgacgttatgataaaatgaagctttgtaggagtacattataagaaataacagaaaagaaaaagtaaaaattgtacgctgttgaaattttatatacagaataatgctatcctcgaggatattttcctcatttttggaatgaatccattataccaatcatcattcgtgatgatccaaatatatagcaaaatttgatgcattttaatattttgagatggcccccactaaaaaccagacggtagaattttgtgttttttacatataaggtaggaaatgatattacttatcatatataacaatttgagaaaaaaagctattgtagtattttttaaaactgctttgatgtgcggaaaatgacagtttcctatatattcctatagtaaatgtacctctattttgagatggtccctaaaaaaaccagacggtcgattttcatgatCCTTCGTatataaactagagttggtttaaattacatatggttaaaaaataaagagttatgctattgtagtttttccgcaaaaaaacccaaatcggcctccttaaatatCAGTCATATGAATATTGTAATGTGTAAGAGTGCGAAAAGAGCTATGAATGCTCAGAAAACAAAactacatagaaatatataactttAATTACTTTGATTGTGGATTGTTTGttataatgaaaatatgaaataaatgtttaaaaaagctaTATGAATATTGTTgatatcatgattttttaagttgatggttttgtttttaattcgtCCTAgattgtattttcttttatactgggggaggggggggggcggtgGTGCGATGAATTTTCCTTCTAGTTTTTGTTCCGTTCCTTTATCCCTAACCTGTAAAATTGATCAAAATGACAaagttatatttgtttttaaaatgtgatatcgaaattatgttgattttatcaatattttcgtAAAATTATGATACTTTTGTGTAGAAAGGCCATTGTtggaatgaattttaattttgatatttatttctgttcactcaaaaaatattcacttcATCATCAagtttaaactcaaacaacagtatatttagTCATTTAGTGTTGATAAAGGTATAAAAATACAGAAACAACTGTTCATCGATTAAACAATGTATGAAAACAAGCAGTTTTCATGCGATTTTCTTGTTTGTCATGTATCGgcgtatttgaattacgcacttttttaaaatatgaatttttagacttttccggcaagaatttcaagaaaccccatatgactcatgttgtgtaatatttaaagatagattacaaactatgtattagtaattgaaacaattctaaaaatggATCCAAACACTATTGACATTGaactcaggcacgtagcatcaggggggggccagggggggcctggcccccccactttttctcgcagcaacaattttttttaaaatttacatataaaaaaatgaatgataatggagttggccccccacttttttggaagttagtaaaaaattgatatgaaaataaggaaatgagtagtcaaattgaaggtactaccccccccccccccacggattaggagatttggaggaaaaaaaattttggtagggaagaatatttttggaagtatagttgagcccccccccccccccgattttttggatgggtctggcccccccccccccccactttcaaaaacgatgctacgtgcctggaactctagtctcgttcaaacagacgctcggctgtctccgttaatcaccgacaagcaagagagcctctctctGCTTGtaggagatttacggagacagcagAGCGTTTAGTTAAACAAGACTTTATTAAattctggcgtaggaatacatgagacttcgaaaatatctaaattgtttgtatcatataaaatctgactatatTCAAATTGTTTATAGATTAGTATCTGTAAATAATGCACAAAATAGGTTCGGTATCATAATTTTACACTGAAGATTTATTTTCATCGTTTAAATTTATGTGAAACCAGGCtttaatagtttaaaacaaaatctagTAAGCTCGCGTAACACGTTTTTGATTAGTTTCGTGGTATATTATCCCAATAAAGGACGAAGCATTAAAAAAGTGAGTGGAACAAATTGGTTAAAGAAGTATGATATAAGATTTCTTTTAGTGACATTGGGATAGATACATCCTTTTTTGGTCGGAACTGGTGATTTGACGCTATGAGGAGGCGTTAAGCACGGACGAACGCTCCAGGGCAATAGGGATTCTGGAAGCTGGCAAAACACGTTGCAGAAAGACTTATTGTTTCCCAAAGTGTAATTAGTCGTTTATAGAACCGATATTTACAggcagaaaatattttaaaaagaccaAACTCGGAACGTCCAATATGTACATTCCGTGGGGACAACATTGGCCAAGTAACCGTGCCAAAGGGCACCGTTTTCAAAGTGCTATTAAGCTTAATGCTAAATTTCAGAGGGCAATAGAAAGACGGATCTCTATTCAAACTGTTAGAAACAGATTAAAACTGGAGCATCGCAGAAATCGCCTACGTTAGGCAAAAGTACACAGCAGCAACGTCATTGGCGGTCTGCTCCTTTTATTTCTAAGACGAGTCACGATTTTATGTTGACTTTCATGATGTCAGACGACAAGTTTGGAGATCAAATATGCCGATTATTACATTTCTGAGCATGATAGATTTGGAGGATGCTCGGTAATGATTTGGGCAGGCATTAGTGTTGCCCAAAACTGATTTGCGCTTTATTGAAGGTTCCATGACAGGTTTAAAATACGCAGAAAATATTCTTCATTCAATTGTTAGACTCATTGCAGGTTCTGTTGGAGAGGGTTTTATCTTCATGGACGATAACGCCCGACTTCATAGAGCCCGAATAGTAAACGAGAACTTCGAAAGCGAAACAACTCAGCGTATGAACAGGCCAAGTCTTTCTGCAGACCTTAATCCAATTGAACATGATTGGAACATTCTTCAGCAAAGAAACGCACTTCAGCATCTTCCAGCACTTCCACAAAATCAACAAGAGCCTCCGAATACGTTGCAGGAGGAATGGCAACAGATCCCTCAGGCAAGCCTTGCGTGGATCAGGGGCAGTATAGGGCGGCGATGTGGGGCTGTTACTGCCTAGCGTGGAGatcatgtatgtacaaaatactGACAACCACTCTATTGGCATTGTCATGTCTATATCAAACGCTATTTAGAGTGAACGAAAGAAACAATCtattgcatgtgtatttaccaACTCATCAcatttaatgaataatttttaaactttaaatataaaagCTGATGTTCTAcgtgtgttttgttttctgttataaattacatgtgaaatatattttatttgggTATCTCTAACTTTTTTGTCTAGTATATATTGATCTATTATTATTCTCTGATATAACATGTCATTAATTGCCAGTGCAGTGCAGATTGAGAGATTAAACCCGTGTACATAAAAATGTGATAACATACAGATTAATCACCTCTTTAGCATTTTCGTTGATTAGATATGtgctgttttgtattttaatccAAATGTAGggagaaaaataaaactataaaaatattCTCAACATTGAATTCTTCAAGAAAAAACACAATTGCGATTATTATAACTTGATTCAAATAAAACTTCGCACAAAGAATATTGTCTTCTTCACTAACATTTAGTTTTACAATTGCAATTTTTAACTAAACACAATAACCATGTCATCGCAAAGACTTACCAACTTATCAACATAGTCTCTACGATAAAATTAAGAAGTattatgaaattcaatatataacAATACAAGAGGGAGAGATTTCCTAATGAACTTAAGCATTGGAGAAACTTACACTAATAATATCGAAGAAAATTGACACGTTTGGTGTAGCTGCATGCGTGCTGTATAATAAACGAAGATTCTAGCTCAGTAGCccccattgaaaaaaaatgatatataatataaGAGTAATATACAAGTGAGTGtatcattttcttataacattcCAATTTTTGCTGTTTGCTAAACAAGTTTAATAGGACTATGAAATTTAGatacagataaaaaaaagttatagaTTATAACGTGTACCAGTGCCTTACTAACCGTATTACCGTAATAGATCATAACGTGTACCAGTGCCGCTCTAACCATATGACCGTAATAGATCATAACGTGTACCAGTGCCGTACTAACCATATTACCGTAATAGATTATAACGTGTACCAGTGCCTTACTAACCGTATTGCCGTAATAGATTATGACGTGTACCAATGCTGTACTAACCGCATTACCGTAATAGATTGTAACGTGTACAAGTGCCGTACTAACCGTATTGTCGTAATAGATTATAACGTGTACCAATGCTGTACTAACCGTATTACCGTAATAGATTATAACGTGTATCAGAACCGTACAAATCGTATCACCGTAATTGATTATAACGTGTACTAGTGCCGTACTAACTGTAATTTTATAATAGATTATAACGTGCACTAGTGCTGTACTAACTGTAATTTTATAATAGATTATAACGTGTACTAGTGCCGTActaaatgtaattttataataGAATATAACGTCTACCAATGCCGTACTAACTGAATCACTGTTAAAGATTATAATGTGAACCAGTTCTGTACTAAGTGTATTATCGTAATGGATTATAAAGTGTACCAGAACCGTACTAACTGTATTACCGTAATAGATCATAACGTGTACCAGTGCCTACTAACTGAATCACCTTAATAGATTATAACGTGTACCAGAACTGTACTAGCTGAATCACCGTAATAGATTATAAAGTGTACCAGAACCGTACTAACTGAATCAACGTAATAGATAATAACGTTTACCAGAACCATACTAACTGAATCACCGTAATTGATTATAACGTTTACCAGAACCATACGTTTACCAGAACTATACTAACTGAATCACTGTAATAGATTATAACGTGTACCAGTGTCGTACTAACCGTATTACCGTAATAGATCATAACGTGTACCAGTGCCGTACTAACCATATTACCGTAATAGATTATAACGTGTACCAGTTCCTTACTAACCGTATTGCCGTAATAGATTATGACGTGTACCAATGCTGTACTAACCGCATTACCGTAATAGATTGTAACGTGTACAAGTGCCTTACTAACCGTATTGTCGTAATAGATCATAACGTGTACCAATGCTGTACTAACCGTATTACCGTAATAGATTATAACATGTATCAGAACCGTACAAATCGTATCACCGTAATTGATTATAACGTGTACTAGTGCCGTACCAACTGTAATTTTATAATAGATTATAACGTGCACTAGTGCTGTACTAACTGTAATTTTATAATAGATTATAACGTGTACTAGTGCCGTActaaatgtaattttataataGATTATAACGTCTACCAATGCCGTACTAACTGAATCACTGTTAAAGATTATAATGTGAACCAGTTCTGTACTAAGTGTATTATCGTAATGGATTATAAAGTGTACCAGAACCGTACTAACTGTATTACCGTAATAGATCATAACGTGTACCAGTGCCTACTAACTGAATCACCGTAATAGATTATAACGTGTACCAGAACTGTACTAGCTGAATCACCGTAATAGATTATAACGTGTACCAGAACTGTACTAGCTGAATCACCGTAATAGATTATAACGTGTACCAGAACTGTACTAGCTGAATCACCGTAATAGATTATAAAGTGTACCAGAACCGTACTAACTGAATCAACGTAATAGATAATAACGTTTACCAGAACCATACTAACTGAATCACCGTAATTGATTATAACGTTTACCAGAACCATACTAACTGAATCACCGTAATAGATTATTACGTTTACCAGAACCATACTAACTGAATCACCGTAATAGATTATAACGTTTACCAGAACCATACTAACTGAATCACCGTAATAGATTATAACGTTTACCAGAACCATACTAACTGAATCACCGTAATAGATTCGAACGTGTACCAGAACCATACTAACTGAATCACCGTAATAGATTATAACGTGTACTAGT containing:
- the LOC136276486 gene encoding uncharacterized protein, translated to MYEFTTRKKSIAFLPLLVGMVNCATISQERNTFPWFPQGWSGYVLYCPNACKTVPFGETTKDNCCACHSKSVWDFSRTVSHLNVSNDGYLEGNKSARNIHVNFVKENLQFLPKNICHFPGITKINLAFNLITDIPNLSCIQNLTDLNLSYNKLSSLPKSLTHNRNLRTVDLSGNYITRLETGVLAALSAHNILLKGNQIMSIDITDVVFERPFCVINMSHNALRIPTNENNWKVSLKAKYGPGYAVFSFNFFTRMPNATKLGFSNIFDHSKLFDFGFDFRYNPIICDCNIAKLLLRFKDYIDVMKRDYFDLTCGSAEQFKDKSLPSIIMENQIKDLLCNYTSTPLCPAGCTCEESPKHIDYRSKSLTLTLIINCSGAGVKRLPRVLPYSDRIEFHMRGNMIHEIPNNHYLNHVSVLDLEMMPVFDKDALDNLIRLQIFSVPESEQRKGISRSLSRLSPCVFLQKTDFVMVCTCSHLWMLDWIGSFLASECASYVFRCLNGTAKEKLTIFLQSLNCSDTGDFHKYNWMFISSSILILVCLIIIIVNVWKYELKIVLRKLCTKCIEHSDEDCVVYISYDVNVAKIGPWVFKTLEPFLFGSGLSAFVPSRDLSLGSVRAEEAAYHISVSRYYLVILSEGYSDEESVVTHNEWKNIWNHYMSDSRKNLLVINFDLMKPGDVSCRKLEAFLRVGNVINFAEGEKKTFSQISNTFVK